One Triticum dicoccoides isolate Atlit2015 ecotype Zavitan chromosome 5B, WEW_v2.0, whole genome shotgun sequence genomic window carries:
- the LOC119311278 gene encoding uncharacterized protein LOC119311278 — protein MALLALRLGHGSILPAPPLRPQRQRQHLVVSCSAVSDGGAAVVWFKHDLRLDDHPGLVAACAEPSRPVVPLYVFDSRILAGYSDTRLELLLFALKDLKLALKSQRSDLLIGLGNAEDAVLKLANEVQAGVIYTEEEVEHSVCSVLANVESSLSNGSFTRGNPPEIKFWTAPLYDYKSLRQLSTSRNQFLNEKFSTTTALPAPTLPTLNVELDTGSLPTLEELKVFLKESRMAQDNWVPIKSTSARSMLKAALIQRKIKSNVSLSDGDGGNIEDITTSAGASGRKIAGSMFASESSLEVRGGTDITLDALEAYLKYLEGTGKASWQELHDKVRFAETRDGASFHTLFGNAIQLGVISRRRAYQETIQYERDRNAGFLSPFGYSTPTVTSAVDAICSLEWYWLLALKSQVSIEENYPLKFWRWKGYLIQYTSVGHEGPAVLLVHGFGASLQHFRDNISNIADEGHRVWAITLLGFGKSEKPNVDYSELLWSELLRDFIVDVVREPVHFVGNSIGGYICAIAAGLWPSLANSLVLLNSAGSVVPNYSFIPLSKEGRTSWLSRLQARLLLLFLRSRAGGILKGYYPTRTERVDKPLVDEIIRASYDPGATTVIESVFNFNLSIPLNFLFDSFGGNILVIQGIKDPLIKSESFVSMLREHCSKVQIRELNAGHAPHDEVPDEVNSLLSEWMKTNKTELKPALEKSKAI, from the exons ATGGCACTCCTCGCGCTCCGCCTCGGCCACGGCAGCATCCTCCCCGCCCCGCCGCTCCGCCCCCAGCGCCAGCGCCAGCACCTCGTCGTCTCCTGCAGCGCCGTGAGCGACGGGGGCGCGGCGGTGGTGTGGTTCAAGCATGACCTCCGCCTCGACGACCACCCGGGCCTCGTCGCTGCCTGCGCCGAGCCCAGCCGCCCCGTCGTGCCCCTCTACGTCTTCGACAGCCGCATCCTCGCCG GTTACTCAGACACAAGGCTGGAACTTCTACTTTTTGCTTTGAAAGACCTTAAGTTGGCATTGAAGTCTCAACGGTCTGATCTGCTCATAGGCTTGGGAAATGCTGAAGATGCTGTTCTGAAACTCGCAAACGAG GTACAAGCGGGTGTCATTTATACAGAAGAGGAAGTTGAACACAGTGTGTGCAGTGTTTTAGCCAATGTTGAATCTTCTTTGTCTAATGGATCATTCACACGGGGAAACCCTCCTGAGATAAAGTTCTGGACTGCCCCATTGTATGATTATAAG AGTTTGCGGCAACTGTCAACATCACGCAACCAATTTTTGAATGAGAAATTCTCGACAACTACAGCTCTCCCTGCCCCCACTCTTCCTACTCTAAATGTGGAGTTAGACACAG GTTCTCTACCCACACTTGAAGAACTAAAGGTATTCCTGAAAGAGAGCAGAATGGCACAAGATAATTGGGTTCCTATCAAGAGCACGTCAGCAAGATCTATGCTAAAAGCCGCCCTCATTCAGAGGAAGATTAAAAGTAATGTTTCCTTAAGTGACGGCGATGGAGGAAACATAGAAGATATCACCACAAGTGCTGGTGCATCAGGGAGGAAAATAGCTGGTTCAATGTTTGCATCGGAAAGTTCACTTGAAGTTAGAGGTGGAACGGATATTACTCTGGATGCTTTAGAAGCTTACCTGAAATACCTAGAAGGCACAGGAAAGGCTAGTTGGCAAGA GTTGCATGATAAGGTGCGCTTTGCTGAAACCAGGGATGGTGCTTCGTTTCACACGTTATTTGGTAATGCAATTCAGCTTGGAGTCATATCTAGGAGGAGAGCTTACCAAGAAACTATTCAATATGAGAGAGATCGCAATGCTGGCTTTCTATCACCGTTTGGATACTCAACCCCTACAGTGACATCAGCAGTAGATGCTATCTGTTCATTGGAG TGGTACTGGCTCTTGGCATTGAAATCCCAAGTATCCATTGAGGAAAATTATCCTTTAAAGTTTTGGAGATGGAAGGGTTATCTTATACAG TATACATCTGTTGGCCATGAAGGTCCTGCAGTTCTTCTCGTGCATGGCTTTGGAGCTTCCTTGCAGCACTTTCGTGATAATATCAGCAACATTGCTGATGAAGGACACCGAGTTTGGGCAATTACCCTTCTTGGCTTTGGGAAATCAGAGAAACCAAATGTTGACTATTCAGAACTTCTGTGGTCAGAATTACTGAGGGACTTCATTGTTGATGTTGTGAGGGAGCCTGTTCATTTTGTAGGCAACTCTATTGGAG GTTATATCTGCGCTATTGCTGCTGGCTTATGGCCTTCCCTTGCAAATTCTCTTGTTCTTCTGAACTCAGCTGGTTCAGTTGTTCCAAATTACTCCTTCATCCCACTGAGTAAA GAAGGACGGACCTCATGGCTTTCAAGGTTGCAGGCACGCCTCCTTTTGCTCTTTTTGAGGTCAAGGGCAGGAGGCATTCTCAAGGGATACTATCCTACT AGAACTGAACGGGTTGACAAGCCACTCGTGGATGAGATTATAAGAGCT TCATATGACCCTGGTGCAACAACAGTTATCGAGAGCGTATTCAACTTCAATCTTTCAATTCCTCTTAATTTTCTATTCGATTCTTTTGGAGGGAACATCTTAGTTATTCAG GGAATAAAAGATCCGCTTATAAAATCCGAGTCATTCGTTTCCATGCTTAGAGAGCATTGCAGCAAGGTCCAAATTAGGGAGTTAAATGCAG GTCATGCTCCGCATGATGAAGTTCCTGATGAAGTGAACTCCTTACTGTCTGAATGGATGAAAACGAACAAGACTGAACTTAAGCCAGCTTTGGAGAAGTCCAAGGCAATTTAG
- the LOC119311279 gene encoding uncharacterized protein LOC119311279, whose protein sequence is MSAASGYVAVPRCPVIFDGTNYTEFTGFMRIHMRGIRLWGVLSGEVCCPPRPVPPVAPTPPTPSVLPMDANQAAKDAAKVADEVADRAYDERVLAYEEALQLYHGALSAYTQWLDDDARAAAVLTASVLPQFASEFLGLSTVFEMWTRLRERYQPSGDALYLSVIRQEHALQQGDSTVDDFYAQSSAIWRQLDSLRSAGCRTCPCCQAVQANLEFHRVYEFLSRLRKEFEPRRAQLFARGRISLMEALSEIRAEETRLRGAGLLEVPSVLATRAPPPPAPSTTSRSSAPPLLPTPSGGSGRPRPHCAYCNNDGHLESQCYTKKKHLRKARSSSSGTSSSTSTASAIGLTEQDILRLKRLLAASGSSSTGTAGSVTDASRTEQSPSTQSGPSHAHSGWGWPSPP, encoded by the exons ATGTCTGCTGCATCGGGTTATGTTGCTGTTCCTCGCTGTCCGGTgatctttgatggtactaactacaccgagttcactggcttcatgcgcattcacatgcgtggcatccgtctttggggtgttctttctggcgaggtctgTTGTCCGCCACGTCCAGTTCCTCCGGTGGCCCCTACCCCGCCAACTCCATCGGTTCTTCCTATGGATGCTAATCAGGCTGCCAAGGATGCGGCTAAGGTTGCTGATGAGGTTGCTGATCGTGCTTATGATGAGAGGGTTTTGGCTTATGAGGAGGCTCTTCAGTTGTATCATGGTGCTCTGTCTGCTTACACCCAGTGGCTTGATGATGATGCCCGTGCTGCAGCTGTTCTCACTGCTAGTGTTCTGCCTCAGTTTGCTTCTGAATTTCTGGGTCTTTCTACTGTCTTTGAGATGTGGACCCGTCTTCGtgagcgctatcagccctctggtgatgccttatacctctctgtgatccgccaggagcatgctcttcagcagggtgactctactgttgatgacttctatgcacagagttctgctatctGGCGTCAGCTTGATTCTCTCCGTAGTGCTGGGTGTCGTACCTGCCCCTGTTGCCAGGCTGTCCAGGCCAATTTGGAGTTTCATCGCGTCTATGAGTTCTTGTCTCGGCTTCGTAAGGAGTTTGAGCCCCGgcgtgctcagttgtttgctcgtggcCGTATTTCTCTCATGGAGGCGCTTTCTGAGATTCGTGCAGAGGAGACTCGCTTACGTGGTGCTGGTTTGCTGGAGGTTCCCTCTGTGCTTGCTACTCGTGCTCCTCCGCCACCTGCTCCATCGACCACTTCTCGCTCGAGTGCTCCGCCGCTCTTGCCCACTCCTTCTGGAGGCTCCGGTCGCCCCCGTCCACACTGCGCCTATTGCAACAATGATGGTCATCTTGAGTCTCAGTGTTACACGAAGAAGAAACACCTGCGCAAGGCTCGATCATCATCTTCAGGGACTTCGTCGTCTACCTCGACAGCTTCAGCCATTGGTTTGACTGAGCAGGATATTCTGAGACTTAAGCGTTTGCTCGCGGCTTCAGGTTCTTCCTCGACGGGTACTGCCGGTTCTGTGACTGATGCTTCCCGCACTGAGCAATCaccctctacacagtcag GACCGTCACACGCACACTctggttggggctggccctcgccgccgtga